Proteins encoded in a region of the Flavobacterium sp. MDT1-60 genome:
- a CDS encoding 7-carboxy-7-deazaguanine synthase QueE, translating into MLSKEIQLEVNKGAMLPLMEEFYTIQGEGFHTGTAAYFIRIGGCDVGCHWCDVKESWNAELHPPTSVDLIVKNASSYADTVVITGGEPLTWDMSLLTQQLKDKNLKVHIETSGAYPLSGTWDWICLSPKKNKLPTQTVYDNAHELKVIIYNKHDFIFAEEQAELVNNNAILFLQPEWSKKEEMTPLIVDYVMNNPKWRVSLQTHKYLNIP; encoded by the coding sequence ATGTTATCAAAAGAAATACAATTAGAAGTTAATAAAGGAGCGATGTTGCCTTTGATGGAAGAATTTTATACCATTCAGGGAGAAGGTTTCCATACTGGTACAGCTGCATATTTTATTAGAATTGGAGGTTGCGATGTGGGTTGCCACTGGTGTGATGTGAAGGAAAGTTGGAATGCTGAATTACATCCGCCAACAAGTGTTGATTTAATTGTAAAGAATGCTTCAAGTTATGCAGATACCGTTGTAATTACGGGAGGAGAGCCCTTAACTTGGGACATGAGTTTGTTAACCCAGCAATTAAAAGATAAAAATTTAAAAGTTCATATAGAAACTTCAGGTGCTTACCCGCTTTCAGGAACCTGGGATTGGATTTGTCTTTCACCAAAAAAGAATAAATTACCTACCCAGACTGTGTATGATAATGCACACGAGTTAAAAGTGATTATTTACAATAAACACGATTTTATCTTTGCAGAAGAGCAAGCAGAATTGGTAAACAATAATGCAATTTTATTTCTTCAGCCAGAATGGAGTAAAAAAGAAGAAATGACTCCGTTAATAGTGGATTATGTAATGAATAACCCAAAATGGAGAGTTTCACTTCAAACGCATAAATATTTGAATATTCCGTAA
- a CDS encoding YkgJ family cysteine cluster protein, translating to MKQILNNLNKLAKDKHIENKKYFDKLKKKQPKNLDYVMQDLHDVEFKKTDCLQCANCCKTTGPLFTLADIERISKSFRQKPQQFIDQYLRIDEDKDFVLKSVPCTFLDNENYCMIYDVRPKACREFPHTDRKKFHQIADLTLKNVAICPAAYNIVEEMKKKLPL from the coding sequence TTGAAACAAATTTTAAATAACTTAAATAAGTTAGCCAAAGATAAGCATATCGAAAACAAAAAGTATTTTGATAAGCTGAAAAAGAAGCAGCCGAAGAATTTGGATTACGTCATGCAGGATTTGCACGATGTTGAATTCAAAAAAACGGATTGTTTGCAATGCGCCAATTGTTGTAAAACAACCGGGCCGTTGTTTACTTTGGCTGATATTGAAAGGATTTCAAAATCTTTCAGACAAAAACCACAACAATTTATTGATCAATATCTTCGTATTGACGAAGACAAAGATTTTGTTCTAAAAAGTGTACCGTGTACTTTTCTGGATAATGAAAACTATTGTATGATTTATGACGTACGCCCAAAAGCTTGTAGAGAATTTCCTCATACAGATCGTAAAAAGTTTCATCAGATTGCCGATCTAACTTTAAAAAATGTAGCAATTTGTCCGGCAGCCTATAATATTGTCGAAGAAATGAAAAAGAAGCTTCCCCTTTAA
- a CDS encoding tetratricopeptide repeat protein: MNKFKIFSLALVASASVAKAQDINQAKKAIDAEQFEKAKSLLKSIIKAKPSDGEANFVLGNIYLNQAIVDSAKIYYLNGLEAADKKNLNYIGLGQLDLDSKNTASAQANFGLATKDIKRKDVNEFIYIGRAYMNSTNPDYTNAIASLKKALLLEPQNATALLAIGDAYYGANNQNDAYKAYRDAFTADPTLLRAKMQLGVLLKGAKSYDEAIKSFNEVISIDANYGPVYRELAETYYKWARNKPSTRQVNYQKAIQNYEKYLSLTDYSMNSRMRHADFLILVEDYKALEKEANKMIELDKVNPRIYRYLGYSAYENGNYDVAIKSLEDYMKAPSNKVIAKDNLYLGFAKIKKGTDAAGVVDPAAFEAGLAEIKKAVAVEPLAVEDLGDFGKELFGKKQYNQAAAIYELSTTNTEQKNYLNDNVYYGISLYYANANKEKTAMDAAGLAKADAAFDRVLVASPTYDEAYLYKGRINNLLEKDDLIIKNYQEYITKTTAKGAEELAKPATVKKVVESYNSIGAAYANTDKAKAIEYFNKSLTLDPTNAYATQSVKALK, from the coding sequence ATGAATAAATTTAAAATTTTTAGTCTTGCCTTAGTTGCTTCAGCTTCTGTTGCAAAAGCGCAAGATATAAACCAGGCCAAAAAGGCAATTGATGCTGAACAATTTGAGAAAGCTAAGTCTTTGCTGAAATCAATCATCAAAGCTAAACCTTCTGATGGAGAAGCTAATTTTGTATTGGGTAATATTTACCTTAATCAGGCTATTGTTGATTCTGCTAAAATTTATTACTTAAATGGTTTAGAAGCAGCTGATAAGAAAAACTTAAATTATATCGGTTTGGGTCAGTTAGATCTTGATTCAAAAAATACTGCTTCTGCTCAGGCAAATTTTGGTTTAGCTACAAAAGATATTAAGCGTAAAGATGTAAATGAATTTATTTACATTGGTAGAGCTTATATGAATTCTACAAATCCTGATTATACAAATGCTATTGCTAGTTTAAAGAAAGCTTTATTATTAGAGCCTCAAAACGCAACTGCACTTTTGGCAATTGGTGATGCTTATTACGGAGCAAATAATCAAAATGATGCATACAAAGCGTATCGTGACGCATTTACTGCTGATCCAACGCTTTTAAGAGCAAAAATGCAATTAGGTGTTTTGCTAAAAGGTGCTAAATCTTATGATGAAGCTATCAAATCTTTTAATGAAGTAATCTCTATAGATGCTAATTACGGACCAGTTTATAGAGAGTTGGCTGAAACTTATTACAAATGGGCTAGAAATAAACCTTCTACAAGACAGGTGAATTATCAAAAAGCAATTCAAAACTACGAGAAATATTTGAGTTTAACAGACTATTCTATGAACTCTAGAATGCGTCATGCCGATTTCTTGATTTTAGTTGAAGATTATAAGGCTCTTGAAAAAGAAGCTAACAAAATGATTGAGTTGGATAAAGTTAATCCTAGAATTTATAGATATTTAGGATATTCAGCTTATGAAAATGGAAATTATGATGTTGCAATTAAATCATTGGAGGATTATATGAAAGCACCTTCTAACAAAGTAATTGCAAAAGATAATTTATACTTAGGATTTGCTAAAATTAAAAAAGGAACTGATGCTGCTGGTGTAGTTGATCCTGCTGCTTTTGAGGCTGGTTTAGCTGAAATCAAAAAAGCAGTTGCTGTGGAGCCATTAGCTGTTGAAGATCTTGGAGATTTCGGTAAAGAATTGTTTGGTAAAAAACAATACAACCAGGCTGCTGCTATTTATGAATTGAGTACTACAAATACAGAGCAAAAAAATTATCTAAATGATAATGTATACTATGGTATCTCTCTTTACTATGCAAATGCAAATAAAGAAAAAACGGCTATGGATGCTGCTGGTTTAGCTAAAGCTGATGCTGCTTTTGATAGAGTATTAGTAGCTTCTCCAACTTATGATGAGGCTTACTTGTACAAAGGAAGAATCAATAACTTATTGGAAAAAGATGATTTAATTATCAAAAACTACCAGGAGTACATTACTAAAACAACTGCAAAAGGAGCTGAAGAATTAGCAAAACCTGCAACAGTTAAAAAAGTTGTGGAATCGTACAATTCAATTGGTGCTGCTTATGCTAACACTGACAAAGCAAAAGCTATTGAATATTTCAATAAAAGTTTGACTTTAGACCCAACTAATGCTTACGCAACTCAATCTGTGAAGGCTTTAAAATAA
- a CDS encoding ABC transporter permease produces the protein MNLEYFIAKRLITAKDYKSSISAPIIKIAISAIAIGIIMMLVSVATGIGLQQKIRDKVSAFNGQVIISNYDNNNSEVTLIPISKKQDFYPNFKSVPEVKHIQAIASKAGIIRTENAFEGIIFKGVGADYDWNNIKEYLVEGRLPDFTKELNEEVIISRFLADRLNLKVGDQFNTFFIKEEQGKMPNSRRFKITGIFNSGFQNFDATYIIGDIRHIQRINKWTPDQIGAFEVFVKDFNNIKTTGDQIYDQTSSNLDTKTIIEKYSYIFDWLQLFDFNIIVILAVMILVATINMVVALLVLILERTQMIGILKALGASNWTVRKIFLYNAFYLIVRGLFWGNLIGISLLLIQQQFGVIHLNPENYYVNVAPVYINWGYIILLNLLTVMVCFLVLLIPSYIITRISPVKAIRFD, from the coding sequence TTGAATCTAGAATATTTTATAGCCAAAAGACTTATTACTGCCAAAGATTATAAAAGCAGTATTTCGGCACCTATAATCAAAATCGCCATTTCGGCTATCGCTATTGGTATTATTATGATGTTGGTTTCGGTCGCAACCGGAATTGGTTTGCAGCAAAAAATACGCGACAAAGTTTCAGCTTTTAATGGTCAGGTTATTATTTCGAATTATGACAATAATAATTCTGAAGTAACATTAATCCCGATTTCTAAAAAACAAGATTTTTATCCCAATTTCAAGTCGGTTCCGGAAGTAAAACATATTCAGGCCATCGCAAGCAAAGCCGGAATCATTAGAACCGAAAATGCTTTTGAAGGAATTATTTTCAAAGGAGTTGGAGCAGATTACGATTGGAACAATATAAAAGAATATTTAGTAGAGGGTAGATTACCAGATTTTACCAAAGAACTAAATGAAGAAGTTATAATTTCGAGATTTCTTGCTGATCGCCTTAATTTAAAAGTAGGGGATCAATTCAATACTTTCTTTATTAAAGAAGAGCAGGGAAAAATGCCCAACAGTCGCCGATTTAAAATCACTGGAATTTTTAATTCAGGTTTTCAAAACTTTGATGCTACATATATAATAGGGGATATTCGTCATATTCAGAGAATAAATAAATGGACACCAGATCAAATAGGTGCTTTTGAAGTTTTTGTAAAAGACTTTAATAATATTAAAACAACTGGTGATCAAATTTACGATCAAACTTCATCAAATCTCGATACAAAAACAATAATCGAAAAATACAGCTACATTTTTGATTGGCTTCAACTTTTCGATTTTAATATAATCGTCATTCTTGCTGTTATGATATTAGTAGCGACTATTAATATGGTAGTAGCATTGTTAGTCCTTATTTTGGAACGCACTCAAATGATTGGGATTTTAAAAGCATTAGGCGCTAGTAATTGGACCGTACGCAAAATATTTTTGTATAATGCGTTTTACCTTATTGTAAGAGGGCTTTTCTGGGGAAACTTAATTGGTATTTCATTATTGCTAATTCAGCAGCAATTCGGAGTCATTCATCTAAATCCAGAAAATTATTATGTCAACGTAGCGCCAGTGTACATAAATTGGGGCTACATAATACTTCTGAATTTACTAACAGTTATGGTTTGTTTCTTGGTACTATTAATTCCATCCTATATCATAACCAGGATTTCGCCGGTTAAAGCAATTCGCTTCGATTAA
- a CDS encoding bifunctional 2-polyprenyl-6-hydroxyphenol methylase/3-demethylubiquinol 3-O-methyltransferase UbiG, with protein MKDLFGKAMYDFQTNNSPENIITETSISEEDEMSVDYLFRSYNEMPKLEQKALQLATGKILDVGCGAGSHSLSLHNDRNLDVTSIDISEKAIATCKLRGVTNAKVQNILDFEGEKFDTIILLMNGVGIFGKLDNCNKYLSKLKSLLNPGGQILLDSSDIIYMFDEDEDGGKWIPSNNDYYGELVFNISYKDEKEEPFDWLYLDYNTLQNAAIANGLKCELILEGEHYDYLARLSI; from the coding sequence ATGAAAGATCTTTTTGGCAAAGCGATGTACGATTTTCAAACCAATAATTCACCTGAAAACATAATAACAGAAACTTCAATTTCTGAAGAAGATGAAATGAGTGTCGATTACCTATTTCGTTCTTATAATGAGATGCCTAAACTGGAACAAAAAGCACTTCAATTAGCTACAGGAAAAATACTTGATGTAGGATGCGGAGCCGGAAGTCACAGTTTGTCTTTACACAATGATCGTAATTTAGATGTTACTTCCATCGATATTTCAGAAAAAGCAATAGCAACCTGTAAACTTCGTGGTGTTACCAATGCCAAAGTTCAGAATATATTAGATTTTGAAGGAGAAAAATTTGACACCATCATATTACTAATGAATGGTGTTGGGATTTTTGGAAAATTAGACAACTGCAACAAGTATTTATCAAAACTTAAATCGCTTTTAAATCCTGGTGGTCAAATTTTATTAGACAGCTCTGATATTATCTATATGTTTGATGAGGATGAAGACGGCGGAAAATGGATTCCGTCTAATAATGATTACTATGGCGAACTAGTATTCAATATTTCTTATAAAGACGAAAAAGAAGAACCATTTGATTGGTTATATCTTGATTATAATACATTACAAAACGCTGCTATTGCAAACGGACTCAAATGCGAGCTTATTTTAGAAGGGGAACATTATGATTATTTAGCCAGACTTTCAATATAA
- a CDS encoding YfiT family bacillithiol transferase, with protein MKESDLEKLKFPIGKFEAPATYTSEYISDKIAEIESFPERIKKETLHLNDEQLDTPYRPDGWTVRQVIHHCAESHMNCFIRIKWALTENNPVIKAYDETLWSELPDNLKMPIQPTLNLLEGLHYRLTFIMKNLSDADLEKSFIHPENNSEYRIKQIIGTYAWHGNHHLAHIINLKKYKNWK; from the coding sequence ATGAAAGAATCAGATTTAGAGAAATTAAAATTTCCCATTGGAAAATTTGAGGCACCGGCAACCTACACGTCCGAATATATTTCAGATAAAATTGCTGAAATCGAATCTTTTCCTGAGAGAATAAAAAAAGAGACTCTTCATTTAAACGATGAACAATTAGACACACCTTATCGCCCAGACGGATGGACTGTACGTCAAGTGATCCATCATTGTGCCGAAAGTCATATGAATTGCTTCATTCGAATTAAATGGGCTTTGACCGAAAATAATCCGGTTATCAAAGCTTATGATGAAACTTTATGGTCTGAATTACCAGATAATTTAAAAATGCCAATTCAACCAACATTAAATCTACTGGAAGGATTACATTACCGATTAACCTTTATAATGAAAAATTTATCAGATGCTGATTTAGAAAAATCATTTATTCATCCGGAAAACAATTCTGAATACCGAATTAAACAAATTATCGGAACTTATGCCTGGCATGGAAATCATCATTTGGCGCACATTATCAATTTAAAAAAATATAAAAACTGGAAATAA
- a CDS encoding PstS family phosphate ABC transporter substrate-binding protein, producing MLKYSRVFGLVVFVFLFAMCNQKSKNESDKETILKGSIDITVDETVKPIVDDQVAVFEGTYYDAKITVKPKSEAEVVNDLLDQKTEVVVTTRNLTKEELQRFEKSKIKPRVTPFATDAIALISNKSNNDTLIALKTVLDLMQGKSDGTIKGLVFDNPNSSTVRYMKELAKVKEIPASGVFSFKTNEEVIKFVAENDGMIGIVGVNWLSQPSPNMIETIKKINILSVKGLKGDKYYDPSQTDIALKKYPLARDLYIINCQGYSGLGMGFASFIAGDIGQRIVLKSGLMPVRTPGRKLKIRNQIINDKE from the coding sequence ATGTTAAAATATAGTAGAGTTTTTGGTTTGGTAGTTTTTGTTTTTTTGTTTGCCATGTGCAACCAAAAAAGCAAGAATGAATCAGATAAAGAGACAATTCTAAAAGGTTCTATTGATATTACGGTTGATGAAACTGTAAAGCCAATTGTAGATGATCAGGTTGCTGTTTTTGAAGGTACTTACTATGATGCAAAAATTACAGTTAAACCAAAATCTGAGGCAGAGGTTGTAAACGATTTATTAGACCAGAAGACTGAAGTTGTCGTTACAACAAGAAATTTGACTAAGGAAGAATTGCAAAGGTTTGAAAAAAGTAAGATTAAACCAAGGGTGACACCATTTGCGACTGATGCAATTGCTTTAATTTCAAATAAGAGCAATAATGATACGTTAATTGCGTTGAAAACTGTACTGGATTTGATGCAGGGTAAATCAGATGGAACAATTAAAGGGCTTGTTTTTGATAATCCAAATTCAAGTACAGTGAGGTACATGAAAGAACTGGCGAAAGTAAAAGAAATTCCTGCTAGTGGTGTTTTCTCTTTTAAAACCAATGAGGAAGTGATTAAGTTTGTTGCTGAGAATGATGGAATGATTGGGATAGTTGGTGTTAATTGGTTATCTCAGCCGTCTCCAAATATGATTGAAACAATTAAAAAAATTAACATTTTAAGTGTTAAAGGTTTAAAAGGGGATAAGTATTACGATCCAAGTCAAACTGATATTGCATTAAAGAAATATCCTTTGGCACGTGATTTGTATATTATCAATTGTCAGGGTTATTCTGGATTAGGAATGGGGTTTGCATCATTCATTGCAGGTGACATTGGACAGAGAATTGTATTAAAATCGGGATTAATGCCAGTCAGAACTCCGGGAAGAAAGCTTAAAATTAGAAATCAGATTATAAACGATAAAGAATAA